In Malania oleifera isolate guangnan ecotype guangnan chromosome 8, ASM2987363v1, whole genome shotgun sequence, a single window of DNA contains:
- the LOC131162224 gene encoding uncharacterized protein At5g43822 isoform X2, translating into MEAMVKKYQQKVRKVKDDMGRWDELQSRLLSQFRNASSIIERLQVIQDAKNYGNLNCVNGITDAILGKQMESLETILLSMKKTLEELFGIVSSLEKMLRDGRQLIKGGSVPLKMKQLEQRVGIKPTIADCLDGLKLLHEMHHSEYLLKKSVLSALSELILKPR; encoded by the exons ATGGAGGCTATGGTGAAGAAGTATCAGCAGAAGGTGAGAAAAGTTAAAGATGATATGGGTAGATGGGACGAGCTTCAATCTCGATTGCTTTCACAGTTCAGAAATGCATCTTCCATCATTGAGAGATTACAG GTTATCCAAGATGCTAAAAATTATGGTAATTTAAATTGCGTCAATGGCATTACAGACGCTATTTTGGGTAAGCAGATGGAATCTTTGGAAACCATTTTGCTTTCAATGAAAAAGACTTT GGAAGAGCTTTTTGGCATTGTTTCATCCCTTGAAAAGATGCTTCGGGATGGTAGACAGCTAATTAAAGGGGGATCTGTTCCACTCAAAATGAAACAACTGGAGCAACGAGTTGGCATAAAACCCACTATTGCCGATTGCTTGGATGGGCTTAAGCTTCTTCATGAAATGCATCACTCAGA GTACCTTCTTAAAAAGTCTGTACTTTCAGCCCTTTCAGAACTTATTTTGAAACCCAGGTAA
- the LOC131162224 gene encoding uncharacterized protein At5g43822 isoform X1 has translation MEAMVKKYQQKVRKVKDDMGRWDELQSRLLSQFRNASSIIERLQVIQDAKNYGNLNCVNGITDAILGKQMESLETILLSMKKTLEELFGIVSSLEKMLRDGRQLIKGGSVPLKMKQLEQRVGIKPTIADCLDGLKLLHEMHHSEYLLKKSVLSALSELILKPSASDLAALQQLLVDQPNIPKEEVQYIFDIVFAEEIL, from the exons ATGGAGGCTATGGTGAAGAAGTATCAGCAGAAGGTGAGAAAAGTTAAAGATGATATGGGTAGATGGGACGAGCTTCAATCTCGATTGCTTTCACAGTTCAGAAATGCATCTTCCATCATTGAGAGATTACAG GTTATCCAAGATGCTAAAAATTATGGTAATTTAAATTGCGTCAATGGCATTACAGACGCTATTTTGGGTAAGCAGATGGAATCTTTGGAAACCATTTTGCTTTCAATGAAAAAGACTTT GGAAGAGCTTTTTGGCATTGTTTCATCCCTTGAAAAGATGCTTCGGGATGGTAGACAGCTAATTAAAGGGGGATCTGTTCCACTCAAAATGAAACAACTGGAGCAACGAGTTGGCATAAAACCCACTATTGCCGATTGCTTGGATGGGCTTAAGCTTCTTCATGAAATGCATCACTCAGA GTACCTTCTTAAAAAGTCTGTACTTTCAGCCCTTTCAGAACTTATTTTGAAACCCAG TGCCAGTGATCTAGCCGCCCTCCAACAACTCTTGGTTGACCAGCCTAACATCCCCAAAGAGGAAG TGCAATATATCTTCGACATTGTATTTGCGGAAGAGATCCTTTGA
- the LOC131162222 gene encoding U-box domain-containing protein 44 has product MAGSWDESYDSGSQSDDSYQFERIRIEPIYDAFVCPLTKQVMREPVTLENGQTFEREAIEKWFKECKESGRKLVCPLTLRELKSTDLNASIALRNTIEEWTARNEGAQLDMARRSLSSGSSENDILHALKYVQHVCRTTQSNKHVFHDMIPMIVDTLKSSSRKVRCKALETLRIVVAEDSDNKEIMAEGDTVRTIVKFLSHELSKEREEAIYLLYELSKSELLCEKIGSVNGAILILVGMTSSKSENVLTVEKADRTLENLAKSENNVRQMAESGWLQPLLTLLLEGPPETKLSMAACLGELVLNNDVKVSVAKTVGSSLINIMTSGNIQSREAALKALNQISSCEASAKVLIEAGILRPLVKDLFAVGISQLPMRLKEVSATILANIVSSGYDFDSIPVGPDHETLVSEEIVHKLLHLISNTGPAIESKLLQVLVGLTGSPTTVLNVVSAIKSSGATISLVQFIEAPQKDLRLASIKLLQNLSPHMGQELAEALRGTAGQLGSLIKAISENIGITDEQAAAVGLLADLPERDLGLTRQMLDENAFQKIISRVIRIRQGETRGSRFMTPYLEGLVRVLARVTFDLADEPGAIALCREHNLTALFIELLQSNGLDNVQMVSAIALENLSQESKNLTKLPELPPQSFCASIFSCLSKQPVLTGLCRIHLGLCSLKESFCLLDGQAVEKLVALLDHTNEKVVEASLAALSTLLEDGVDVEQGVMVLCEAEGIKPIIDVLTEKRTDNLRRRAVWAVERILRSEDIAYEVSGDPNISTALVDAFQHADYRTRQIAERALKHVDKIPNFSGVFQNMG; this is encoded by the exons ATGGCTGGGAGCTGGGACGAAAGCTATGATAGTGGTAGCCAGTCAGACGATAGCTATCAATTTGAGAGAATACGCATAGAGCCTATCTATGATGCATTTGTTTGCCCTCTAACAAAGCAAGTGATGCGGGAACCCGTTACTTTGgaaaatggtcaaacttttgagcGGGAAGCCATTGAAAAGTGGTTCAAGGAATGCAAGGAGAGTGGAAGAAAGCTTGTTTGTCCATTGACGTTGAGGGAACTAAAAAGTACAGATCTGAACGCAAGTATAGCTTTACGAAACACCATTGAGGAATGGACTGCTAGAAATGAAGGTGCTCAGCTTGATATGGCTCGTAGGTCATTATCTTCTGGCAGTTCTGAAAATGATATTCTTCATGCTTTGAAGTATGTTCAGCATGTATGCCGAACAACCCAatcgaataagcatgttttccaTGATATGATACCCATGATTGTTGATACATTGAAGAGCAGCAGCCGTAAGGTTCGGTGTAAAGCTTTGGAAACCCTTAGAATTGTGGTGGCGGAAGACAGTGATAATAAG GAAATAATGGCTGAAGGGGATACTGTACGCACAATAGTGAAATTTTTGTCTCATGAGCTTTCCAAAGAGAGGGAGGAAGCTATCTATTTGCTGTATGAGCTCTCCAAATCTGAACTCTTATGTGAAAAAATTGGATCAGTCAATGGAGCAATTCTTATATTAGTTGGAATGACAAGTAGCAAGTCTGAAAATGTTCTTACTGTTGAGAAAGCTGATAGAACACTAGAAAATTTGGCGAAATCTGAGAATAATGTGCGGCAGATGGCCGAAAGTGGTTGGCTGCAGCCTCTGCTAACGCTACTTCTTGAAG GCCCACCGGAAACCAAACTGTCCATGGCTGCATGCCTTGGAGAGTTGGTTCTGAACAACGATGTGAAAGTATCTGTGGCTAAAACTGTAGGTTCATCGCTGATTAATATAATGACAAGTGGGAACATTCAATCAAGAGAAGCTGCCCTAAAAGCTCTAAACCAGATTTCATCATGTGAGGCCAGTGCCAAGGTGTTGATAGAGGCTGGAATCCTACGACCTCTTGTTAAGGACCTCTTTGCTGTTGGCATTAGTCAGCTCCCCATGCGTCTGAAAGAGGTTTCAGCAACCATTCTAGCCAATATTGTGAGCTCTGGGTATGACTTTGATTCCATTCCAGTTGGACCTGACCATGAAACTCTGGTGTCAGAGGAAATTGTCCATAAGCTACTCCATCTCATTAGCAACACAGGCCCCGCCATTGAAAGCAAGCTTCTCCAGGTTCTTGTTGGACTCACCGGTTCTCCAACAACTGTTCTGAATGTTGTTTCTGCCATTAAAAGCTCTGGTGCTACTATTAGTCTGGTTCAGTTCATTGAGGCTCCACAGAAGGATTTGCGCCTGGCTTCCATAAAACTTCTCCAGAACCTCTCTCCACACATGGGTCAGGAACTAGCTGAGGCCCTGCGTGGCACGGCCGGCCAGCTTGGCAGCCTAATCAAGGCCATATCAGAAAACATTGGAATAACTGACGAGCAGGCAGCAGCTGTCGGCCTTCTAGCTGATCTCCCCGAGAGGGACTTGGGCCTCACACGACAAATGCTAGATGAGAATGCCTTCCAGAAGATCATCTCTAGAGTGATTAGGATTCGGCAGGGGGAGACTAGAGGTTCCCGCTTTATGACCCCATACCTAGAAGGGCTTGTTCGGGTTCTTGCAAGGGTTACATTTGATCTAGCTGATGAACCTGGTGCAATTGCACTGTGCCGTGAACACAATCTGACTGCCTTGTTCATTGAGCTGCTTCAGTCCAACGGTCTCGACAATGTGCAAATGGTTTCAGCCATTGCTTTGGAGAATCTATCGCAGGAATCTAAAAACTTGACTAAATTGCCCGAGTTGCCACCACAAAGTTTTTGTGCCTCAATCTTCTCATGTTTAAGTAAACAACCTGTCCTAACTGGACTCTGCAGAATCCACCTTGGGTTATGCTCGCTGAAAGAATCCTTTTGTCTCCTGGATGGACAGGCTGTGGAGAAGTTGGTAGCCCTTTTGGACCATACAAATGAGAAGGTTGTTGAGGCATCACTCGCAGCACTCTCCACTTTGTTAGAGGATGGGGTTGATGTTGAGCAAGGGGTGATGGTGTTGTGTGAGGCAGAAGGAATAAAGCCCATAATTGATGTGTTGACTGAGAAACGAACAGACAACCTGAGGAGGAGGGCAGTTTGGGCAGTTGAAAGAATCCTGCGGTCCGAAGACATAGCATATGAAGTTTCAGGTGATCCAAATATCAGCACGGCACTTGTTGATGCCTTCCAGCATGCTGATTATCGAACACGACAGATAGCTGAGCGTGCCCTGAAGCATGTTGACAAGATACCAAACTTCTCGGGCGTCTTCCAAAACATGGGGTAG